One genomic window of Roseateles sp. DAIF2 includes the following:
- a CDS encoding S9 family peptidase — protein MRSKSKNRGWPRLVVALSLLLAGAASAQQPQPSDDGAPRAARQPQDVSVHGERRIDDYFWLRERDKPEVQAHLRAEAAYTARWFQPLAGLKEQLFREMVGRIQQADEAVPVREGAWWYSTRTLEGAQYPLHVRRAARGAERAYDATAPEQLLLDLNRLAQGRKFLALEDLQVSPDAKLLAYSIDETGARDFQLQLRDIAGGKALAWSAAKVQGFAWSADSRHLFYITANEAKRADKLWRHRLDGRGPDELLYEEKDEQFDLGLDRSADRRYLVLSSRSKDTVEQRVLPATTPLAAWRVVLPRRSGLEYRFEHHAGRFLLLANDRGPNFRLLDLPATRLPLALAALARGRELVAHDEAAMLEDLQVFKRHLVLQVREGGSVKLRVLGAGGRGGPARELPFDEAVYTAQLQTWGQPALNREYDSDTLRLAYQSMTTPASVYDYALGSGALTLRKVQPVLGGFDAKRYESKRLWATAKDGTRVPISLVYAKDLRRQGPQPLLLQGYGSYGMSSDPRFSAANLSLLDRGAILAIAHVRGGGDLGRRWYLDGKLGKKMNSFTDFVACAEALVAEGYTDPGRLIITGGSAGGLLMGAVVNLRPELFKAVVMHVPFVDVINTMLDESLPLTTGEFIEWGNPKVAEQYAWMRAYSPYDNLKPGAYPAILARTGLNDSQVPYWEPAKYVAKLRGLKTDANPLLFDINMDVGHGGASGRFDALKERAQYYAFMLQQWGLADALVAARKP, from the coding sequence ATGCGCAGCAAGAGCAAGAACCGCGGGTGGCCGCGCCTCGTCGTCGCGCTGAGCCTGCTGCTGGCCGGTGCCGCATCGGCGCAGCAGCCGCAGCCATCGGATGACGGCGCACCGCGCGCGGCACGCCAGCCGCAGGATGTCAGCGTGCATGGCGAGCGCCGGATCGACGACTATTTCTGGCTGCGCGAGCGCGACAAGCCCGAGGTGCAGGCGCATCTGCGCGCCGAGGCCGCCTATACCGCGCGCTGGTTCCAGCCGCTGGCCGGGCTGAAGGAGCAGCTCTTCCGGGAGATGGTCGGCCGCATTCAGCAGGCCGACGAGGCGGTGCCGGTGCGCGAGGGCGCCTGGTGGTACAGCACCCGCACCCTGGAGGGCGCGCAGTACCCGCTGCATGTGCGGCGCGCCGCACGCGGCGCCGAGCGGGCCTATGACGCCACGGCGCCCGAACAGCTGCTGCTGGACCTGAACCGCCTGGCCCAGGGCCGCAAGTTCCTGGCGCTGGAGGATCTGCAGGTCAGCCCCGACGCGAAGCTGCTTGCCTATTCGATCGACGAGACCGGCGCGCGCGACTTCCAGCTGCAGCTGCGTGACATCGCTGGCGGCAAGGCCCTGGCCTGGAGCGCCGCCAAGGTGCAGGGCTTCGCCTGGTCGGCCGACAGCCGGCACCTGTTCTACATCACCGCCAACGAGGCCAAGCGCGCCGACAAGCTGTGGCGCCATCGCCTGGACGGCCGCGGCCCGGACGAGCTGCTGTACGAGGAGAAGGACGAGCAGTTCGACCTCGGGCTCGACCGCAGCGCCGACCGGCGCTATCTGGTGTTGAGCAGCCGCTCCAAGGACACGGTGGAGCAGCGCGTGCTGCCGGCCACGACGCCGCTGGCGGCCTGGCGCGTCGTGCTGCCGCGCCGCAGCGGCCTGGAGTACCGCTTCGAGCATCACGCGGGCCGCTTCCTGCTGCTGGCCAATGACCGCGGTCCCAACTTCCGCCTGCTCGATCTGCCGGCGACCCGGCTGCCGCTGGCGCTGGCGGCGCTGGCGCGTGGGCGCGAGCTGGTGGCGCATGACGAGGCGGCGATGCTGGAGGACCTGCAGGTCTTCAAGCGCCACCTGGTGTTGCAGGTGCGCGAGGGCGGCTCGGTCAAGCTGCGCGTGCTGGGCGCCGGCGGGCGCGGCGGCCCGGCGCGCGAGCTGCCGTTCGACGAGGCGGTCTACACCGCCCAGCTGCAGACCTGGGGCCAGCCGGCGCTGAACCGTGAGTACGACAGCGACACCCTGCGCCTGGCCTACCAGTCGATGACGACGCCGGCCTCGGTCTACGACTACGCGCTGGGCAGCGGCGCGCTGACCCTGCGCAAGGTGCAGCCGGTGCTGGGCGGCTTCGACGCCAAGCGCTACGAGTCCAAGCGCCTGTGGGCCACCGCCAAGGACGGCACCCGCGTGCCGATCTCGCTGGTCTATGCCAAGGACCTGCGCCGCCAGGGCCCGCAGCCGCTGCTGCTGCAGGGCTACGGCAGCTACGGTATGTCGTCCGATCCGCGCTTCTCGGCGGCCAATCTGTCGCTGCTGGACCGCGGCGCGATCTTGGCGATCGCCCATGTGCGCGGCGGCGGCGACCTGGGTCGGCGCTGGTACCTGGACGGCAAGCTGGGCAAGAAGATGAACAGCTTCACCGACTTCGTCGCCTGCGCCGAGGCCCTGGTGGCCGAGGGCTACACCGATCCCGGCCGGCTGATCATCACCGGCGGCAGCGCCGGCGGCCTGCTGATGGGCGCGGTGGTGAACCTGCGGCCCGAGCTGTTCAAGGCGGTGGTGATGCATGTGCCCTTCGTCGATGTGATCAACACCATGCTGGACGAGAGCCTGCCCTTGACCACCGGGGAGTTCATCGAATGGGGCAACCCGAAGGTCGCCGAGCAGTACGCCTGGATGCGCGCCTACAGCCCCTACGACAACCTGAAGCCCGGCGCCTATCCGGCGATCCTGGCGCGCACCGGGCTGAACGACAGCCAGGTGCCCTACTGGGAGCCGGCCAAGTACGTGGCCAAGCTGCGCGGCCTGAAGACCGACGCGAACCCGCTGCTGTTCGACATCAATATGGACGTCGGCCATGGCGGCGCCTCGGGCCGCTTCGATGCGCTGAAGGAACGCGCGCAGTACTACGCCTTCATGCTGCAGCAATGGGGGCTGGCCGACGCGCTGGTCGCGGCCAGGAAGCCCTGA
- a CDS encoding rubrerythrin family protein produces MGLKGSKTEQNLKDAFAGESQANRRYLYFANKADIEGQNDVAALFRSTAEGETGHAHGHLEFLEQVGDPATGLPIGPTRDNLKAAVAGETHEYTDMYPGMAKTAREEGHDEIADWFETLAKAERSHANRYQKALDALVD; encoded by the coding sequence ATGGGCTTGAAAGGATCGAAGACCGAGCAGAACCTGAAGGACGCGTTCGCGGGCGAGTCTCAGGCCAACCGCCGGTACCTGTATTTCGCGAATAAGGCGGATATCGAGGGACAGAACGATGTGGCGGCGCTGTTCCGCTCCACCGCGGAAGGGGAGACCGGCCATGCGCATGGCCATCTGGAATTCCTGGAGCAGGTCGGCGACCCCGCCACCGGCCTGCCGATCGGCCCGACGCGCGACAACCTGAAGGCCGCGGTGGCCGGCGAGACCCACGAGTACACCGACATGTACCCGGGCATGGCCAAGACCGCGCGCGAGGAGGGCCACGACGAGATCGCCGACTGGTTCGAGACCCTGGCCAAGGCCGAGCGCTCGCATGCTAACCGCTACCAGAAAGCTCTGGACGCCCTGGTGGACTGA
- a CDS encoding EAL domain-containing protein, whose product MDKALIGVPAAAPAHAPSAQLEPPALLLQGMQAIRRHMEMDVAFISEFKAGRRVFRYLDTGLADPPIRVGGSDPLEDSYCQRVADGRLPALIPDACQNAEALTLAATLALPVGAHLSVPIRLGDGRIFGTFCCFRSQPNTALNQRDVATMRVFADLMARHFELELEQRELVERITSRIDQALQPSQMRSVYQPIFDLPQGRVVGFEALTRFDCEPQRTPDLWFQEAARVERGVELELHAIRLALAALEQLPASCYIAVNASPRTVIDGRLTQMLAAYPLERIVLEVTEHEEVEQYSEIAHVVNPLHMAGLRVAVDDAGAGYACFKHILNLAPDIIKLDNSITRGIDVDPSRQALAAALTRFAETTGGKLVAEGVETSAELNALQRIGIRLGQGYVLGRPATLQGALEQTQRSGARPSPAGIGWRTTH is encoded by the coding sequence ATGGACAAGGCCCTCATCGGCGTGCCCGCCGCGGCACCGGCTCATGCCCCCTCGGCCCAGCTGGAGCCGCCGGCCCTGCTGCTGCAGGGCATGCAGGCGATACGCCGGCATATGGAGATGGACGTGGCCTTCATCTCGGAGTTCAAGGCGGGGCGGCGCGTCTTCCGCTACCTCGACACCGGCCTGGCCGATCCGCCGATCCGGGTCGGCGGCTCCGATCCCCTGGAGGACAGCTACTGCCAGCGCGTGGCGGATGGCAGGCTGCCGGCCCTGATCCCGGACGCCTGCCAGAACGCCGAGGCCCTGACGCTCGCGGCCACGCTGGCGCTGCCGGTAGGCGCCCATCTGAGCGTGCCGATCCGCCTGGGCGACGGCCGGATCTTCGGCACCTTCTGCTGCTTCCGCAGCCAGCCCAACACGGCGCTGAACCAGCGGGATGTCGCGACGATGCGTGTCTTCGCCGACCTGATGGCGCGCCATTTCGAGCTAGAGCTCGAGCAGCGCGAGCTGGTCGAGCGCATCACATCGCGGATCGACCAGGCCCTGCAGCCCAGCCAGATGCGCTCGGTCTACCAGCCGATCTTCGACCTGCCGCAGGGCCGGGTCGTCGGCTTCGAGGCGCTGACCCGCTTCGACTGCGAGCCGCAGCGCACGCCGGACCTTTGGTTCCAGGAGGCGGCGCGGGTCGAGCGCGGCGTCGAGCTGGAGCTGCATGCGATCCGGCTCGCGCTGGCGGCGCTCGAGCAGCTGCCGGCGAGCTGCTACATCGCGGTCAATGCCTCGCCGCGCACCGTGATCGACGGCCGGCTGACCCAGATGCTGGCGGCCTACCCGCTGGAGCGCATCGTGCTGGAGGTCACCGAGCATGAGGAGGTCGAGCAGTACAGCGAGATCGCCCATGTGGTCAACCCGCTGCACATGGCCGGCCTGCGGGTCGCGGTGGACGACGCGGGCGCCGGCTATGCCTGCTTCAAGCACATCCTCAACCTCGCCCCCGACATCATCAAGCTCGACAACAGCATCACCCGCGGCATCGACGTCGACCCGAGCCGCCAGGCTCTGGCGGCGGCGCTGACCCGCTTTGCCGAGACCACCGGCGGCAAGCTGGTGGCCGAGGGTGTCGAGACCTCGGCCGAGCTGAACGCGCTGCAGCGCATCGGCATCCGGCTCGGCCAGGGCTATGTGCTGGGCCGGCCGGCCACGCTGCAGGGCGCGCTGGAACAGACGCAGCGCAGCGGCGCGCGCCCGAGCCCGGCGGGCATTGGCTGGCGCACGACGCATTGA
- a CDS encoding DUF3501 family protein, which translates to MSTTPITPESLMTLEAYAKYRKEHKPAIIAHRRRRSVRLGEHLNLQFEDEQTIRYQIQEMLRIEKIFEEEGIRGEIEAYAPLVPDGSNWKATLLIEYPDPHERKRELARLIGVEDRLFVEVEGQARVYAIADEDLERENEEKTSSVHFVRFEFPAAAREAVRAGARVKLGCDHRYYPAHVEIAPETLAALAGDLRG; encoded by the coding sequence ATGAGCACCACACCAATCACCCCCGAGAGCCTGATGACGCTGGAGGCCTATGCGAAGTACCGCAAGGAGCACAAGCCGGCCATCATCGCGCACCGGCGCCGCCGCAGCGTGCGGCTGGGCGAGCACCTGAATCTGCAGTTCGAGGACGAGCAGACGATCCGCTACCAGATCCAGGAGATGCTGCGCATCGAGAAGATCTTCGAGGAGGAGGGCATCCGTGGCGAGATCGAGGCCTATGCGCCGCTGGTGCCGGACGGCTCGAACTGGAAGGCGACCCTGCTGATCGAATACCCCGACCCGCATGAGCGCAAGCGCGAGCTGGCGCGGCTGATCGGCGTCGAGGACCGCCTGTTCGTTGAGGTCGAGGGCCAGGCGCGGGTCTATGCGATCGCCGACGAGGACCTGGAGCGCGAGAACGAGGAGAAGACCTCCTCGGTGCATTTCGTGCGCTTCGAGTTTCCGGCCGCGGCGCGCGAGGCGGTGCGCGCCGGCGCGCGGGTCAAGCTGGGTTGCGACCACCGTTATTACCCGGCCCATGTCGAGATCGCGCCGGAGACCCTGGCCGCGCTGGCCGGTGACCTGCGCGGCTGA
- a CDS encoding DUF2189 domain-containing protein, with protein MRRTDQALQESRTFGVRPLPLLRPLGWLARGARDLAACPGPSLTQGLLLALAGAALIALVHQRFWLLAGAFSAFLLVAPVLATGFYALSRALERGEPHPGWTTVRQAWRPRGRLVRFGLLLALAGSGWVLTSAALITTLAPLPIRSPQDFLQHIVLDESGLLLFEAWLGLGALLAAPVFASSVVAIPLLLDREISVLGAVYTSWRVVLEHPAPVALWALLLLSLTLIGMATAMLGLVVILPLLGHASWHAYRDMVRSL; from the coding sequence ATGCGCCGCACCGATCAAGCCCTGCAGGAATCCCGCACCTTCGGCGTGCGGCCGCTGCCACTGCTGCGCCCGCTGGGCTGGCTGGCGCGCGGCGCGCGTGACCTGGCGGCCTGCCCCGGCCCCTCGCTGACCCAGGGCCTGCTGCTGGCGCTGGCCGGCGCGGCCCTCATCGCGCTGGTGCATCAGCGCTTCTGGCTGCTGGCCGGCGCCTTCAGCGCCTTCCTGCTGGTAGCGCCGGTGCTGGCCACCGGCTTCTATGCGCTGAGCCGCGCACTGGAGCGCGGCGAGCCCCATCCCGGCTGGACCACCGTGCGGCAGGCCTGGCGGCCCCGCGGCCGGCTGGTGCGCTTCGGCCTGCTGCTGGCCCTGGCCGGCAGTGGCTGGGTGCTGACCTCGGCCGCGCTGATCACCACGCTGGCGCCGCTGCCGATCCGCAGCCCGCAGGACTTTTTGCAGCACATCGTGCTGGACGAGAGCGGGCTGCTGCTGTTCGAGGCCTGGCTGGGCCTGGGCGCGCTGCTGGCCGCGCCGGTGTTCGCCTCCAGCGTGGTCGCGATCCCGCTGCTGCTGGACCGCGAGATCTCGGTGCTGGGCGCGGTCTACACCAGCTGGCGCGTGGTGCTCGAGCATCCGGCGCCGGTGGCCCTGTGGGCCCTGCTGCTGCTGAGCCTGACCCTGATCGGCATGGCCACCGCGATGCTGGGCCTGGTCGTGATCCTGCCGCTGCTGGGTCATGCCAGCTGGCATGCCTACCGCGACATGGTGCGCTCACTCTGA
- a CDS encoding cyclopropane-fatty-acyl-phospholipid synthase family protein produces MNPISTPTAAASPALSPLQRLLGRTRCGHLALTLPNGRRIDAIGTEPGPQAGLRLRRWRPLLRLALQGDLGLALAYRDGDWDSPDLLALLEFGLANQAAWGSLLDGRGPARWLARLAHRARANTRRGSRDNIAFHYDLGNAFYRHWLDDSMLYSSALYADAPDDTLEAAQARRLERIVALLDVPEGAEVLEIGCGWGTLAATLARARGARVTGLTLSTEQLAFARERAASLGVAECVDLRLQDYRELRGRFDRIVSIEMIEAVGEAYWPTYFATLRERLQPGGLVLLQAITIADDHFESYRRGADFIQRCIFPGGMLPSPRALHEHAARAGFVIEETLCFGPSYARTLAEWRRRFLAAWPQIAALGFDEAFKRLWTYYLCYCEAGFRAGRVDVGLYRLRRSTRH; encoded by the coding sequence ATGAACCCGATCAGCACGCCCACCGCCGCGGCATCGCCGGCGCTCTCGCCGCTGCAACGCCTGCTCGGCCGCACGCGCTGCGGCCATCTGGCGCTGACGCTGCCGAACGGCCGCCGCATCGACGCCATCGGCACCGAGCCGGGACCCCAGGCCGGCCTGCGGCTGCGGCGCTGGCGGCCGCTGCTGCGCCTGGCCCTGCAGGGCGATCTCGGCCTCGCGCTGGCCTACCGCGACGGCGACTGGGACAGCCCCGACCTGCTCGCGCTGCTCGAGTTCGGCCTGGCGAACCAGGCCGCCTGGGGCTCGCTGCTCGACGGCCGCGGCCCGGCGCGCTGGCTGGCGCGGCTGGCCCACCGCGCACGGGCCAACACCCGGCGCGGCAGCCGCGACAACATCGCCTTCCACTACGACCTCGGCAACGCCTTCTACCGCCATTGGCTCGACGACAGCATGCTCTATTCGAGCGCGCTCTATGCGGACGCGCCGGACGACACGCTGGAGGCCGCGCAGGCCCGTCGGCTGGAGCGCATCGTCGCGCTGCTCGATGTGCCGGAGGGGGCCGAGGTGCTGGAGATCGGCTGCGGCTGGGGCACTTTGGCCGCGACCCTGGCCCGGGCCCGCGGCGCGCGCGTGACCGGCCTCACGCTCTCGACGGAGCAGCTCGCCTTCGCCCGCGAACGCGCCGCGAGCCTGGGTGTGGCCGAGTGCGTGGACCTGCGCCTGCAGGATTACCGCGAGCTGCGGGGGCGCTTCGACCGCATCGTTTCGATCGAGATGATCGAGGCCGTCGGCGAGGCCTATTGGCCAACCTACTTCGCCACCTTGCGCGAACGCCTGCAGCCCGGCGGCCTGGTGCTGCTGCAAGCCATCACCATCGCCGACGACCATTTCGAGTCCTACCGGCGCGGCGCCGATTTCATCCAGCGCTGCATCTTCCCGGGCGGCATGCTGCCGAGCCCGCGCGCGCTGCACGAGCACGCGGCCAGGGCCGGCTTCGTCATCGAGGAAACGCTGTGCTTCGGACCGAGCTATGCGCGCACCCTGGCGGAATGGCGCCGCCGTTTCCTGGCCGCCTGGCCGCAGATCGCCGCACTGGGCTTCGACGAAGCCTTCAAGCGGTTGTGGACCTACTACCTCTGCTACTGCGAGGCGGGTTTCCGGGCCGGGCGGGTGGACGTGGGGCTCTACCGGCTGAGAAGGTCGACACGGCACTGA
- a CDS encoding DUF2788 domain-containing protein codes for MFGYSEEQIAAFGLSFGVGAFMLYMVFIILQLARESKAGRFGTFILLLGLGFGLVGFAAKGVIKLFLAGVGS; via the coding sequence ATGTTCGGCTACAGCGAGGAACAGATCGCCGCCTTCGGCCTCAGCTTCGGTGTTGGCGCCTTCATGCTGTACATGGTGTTCATCATCCTGCAGCTGGCGCGCGAGTCCAAGGCCGGCCGCTTCGGTACCTTCATCCTGCTGCTGGGCCTGGGCTTCGGCCTGGTCGGCTTCGCGGCCAAGGGCGTGATCAAGCTCTTCCTGGCCGGCGTCGGCAGCTAG
- a CDS encoding (Fe-S)-binding protein, producing MSTREGNLEAPTRHALDWRNPAFYDEAQCLQELERIFDICHGCRRCVSLCQSFPTLFDLVDEGPTGELDGVDKRDFWKVVDQCYLCDLCYMTKCPYVPPHAWNLDFPHTMLRAKAIKFKKKGEVGAGEKFLAATDVHGQFAGIPIVVQAVNAVNRTAPARRALDQALGVHPEAWLPDLANWRFRWGAARSAAPVATQGERTPGKVAIFATCYVNYHEPGIGHDLLKVLAHNDIPYVLVDKEVCCGMPKLELGDLDAVARHKEANIPVLARYAEQGYAILSAIPSCTLMFKQELPLMFPNEAAVQQVKDAMWDPFEYLIARHKDGLLKTDFKQALGRVSYHIPCHGRVQNIGRKTEEMLKLIGKSVSLQLNTVERCSGHAGTYGVKTAYHPLALKIGRPVFKAMAKDEPDLIASDCALAGHHIAQGMAQAGTPAKALAHPLSLLRRAYGLD from the coding sequence ATGAGCACCCGCGAAGGCAATCTCGAAGCGCCCACGCGCCATGCGCTGGACTGGCGGAACCCGGCCTTCTACGACGAGGCCCAATGCCTGCAGGAGCTGGAGCGCATCTTCGACATCTGCCACGGCTGCCGGCGCTGCGTTTCGCTGTGCCAGAGCTTCCCGACCCTGTTCGACCTGGTCGACGAGGGGCCGACCGGCGAGCTCGACGGCGTCGACAAGCGGGACTTCTGGAAGGTGGTCGACCAGTGCTATCTGTGCGACCTCTGCTACATGACCAAATGTCCCTATGTGCCGCCGCATGCCTGGAACCTGGACTTCCCGCACACCATGCTGCGCGCCAAGGCGATCAAGTTCAAGAAGAAGGGCGAGGTCGGGGCCGGCGAGAAGTTCCTGGCCGCCACCGATGTGCATGGCCAGTTCGCCGGCATCCCGATCGTCGTGCAGGCGGTCAATGCGGTGAATCGCACGGCGCCGGCGCGCCGCGCGCTCGATCAGGCGCTCGGCGTCCATCCCGAGGCCTGGCTGCCGGACCTGGCGAACTGGCGCTTTCGCTGGGGCGCGGCCAGGAGCGCGGCGCCGGTGGCGACGCAGGGCGAGCGCACGCCGGGCAAGGTGGCGATCTTCGCGACCTGCTATGTCAACTACCACGAGCCCGGCATCGGCCATGACCTGCTGAAGGTGCTGGCGCACAACGACATTCCCTATGTGCTGGTCGACAAGGAAGTCTGCTGCGGCATGCCCAAGCTGGAACTGGGTGACCTGGACGCGGTGGCGCGCCACAAGGAAGCCAACATCCCGGTGCTGGCCCGCTATGCGGAGCAGGGCTACGCGATCCTGTCGGCCATCCCCAGCTGCACCCTGATGTTCAAGCAGGAGTTGCCGCTGATGTTCCCCAACGAGGCTGCGGTGCAGCAGGTCAAGGACGCGATGTGGGACCCCTTCGAGTACCTGATCGCGCGCCACAAGGACGGCCTCTTGAAGACCGACTTCAAGCAGGCGCTGGGCAGGGTCAGCTATCACATCCCCTGCCATGGCCGGGTGCAGAACATCGGCCGCAAGACCGAGGAGATGCTGAAGCTGATCGGCAAGAGCGTGAGTTTGCAGCTGAACACGGTGGAGCGCTGCTCCGGCCATGCCGGCACCTATGGCGTCAAGACGGCCTACCACCCGCTGGCGCTGAAGATCGGCCGGCCGGTGTTCAAGGCCATGGCCAAGGACGAGCCGGACCTGATCGCCAGCGATTGCGCGCTGGCCGGCCACCATATCGCGCAGGGCATGGCCCAGGCCGGCACGCCGGCCAAGGCGCTCGCGCATCCGCTGAGCCTGCTGCGCCGCGCCTACGGGCTGGACTGA
- a CDS encoding DUF1365 domain-containing protein: protein MSDGKTQRSALYVGRVMHQRLRPRRHRLIYRTYHLLLDIDELPGLDARLRCFSLGRFNLFGLHAGDYGDGSGRDLRAQIDAQLREAGLPAGGAIRLLTMPRLLGHGFNPLSVWFCHAPGGEALQALIYEVNNTFGQRHRYLIPVRDGGAALIDQGCDKRLYVSPFNGMALHYRFRVAPPGESVSIGVSLHDADGLLLNTRLDGRRRPLDDAALLRVFFSHPLLTLKVVTAIHWEALRLWLKRVPLQARPSAPARDLTIIDSGSEHR, encoded by the coding sequence ATGAGCGATGGAAAAACCCAGCGCTCCGCGCTCTATGTCGGCCGCGTGATGCACCAGCGCCTGCGCCCGCGCCGGCATCGGCTCATCTATCGCACCTACCACCTGCTGCTCGACATTGACGAGCTGCCCGGGCTCGACGCGCGGCTGCGCTGCTTCTCGCTCGGGCGCTTCAACCTGTTCGGCCTGCATGCCGGCGACTATGGCGACGGTTCGGGTCGGGACCTGCGCGCGCAGATCGACGCTCAGCTGCGCGAGGCCGGCCTGCCCGCGGGCGGCGCGATCCGGCTGCTGACGATGCCGCGCCTGCTGGGCCATGGCTTCAACCCGCTCAGCGTCTGGTTCTGTCACGCGCCGGGCGGCGAGGCGCTGCAGGCCCTGATCTACGAGGTCAACAACACCTTCGGCCAGCGGCACCGCTACCTGATCCCGGTGCGCGATGGCGGCGCGGCGCTGATCGACCAGGGCTGCGACAAGCGGCTCTATGTCTCGCCGTTCAACGGCATGGCGCTGCATTACCGCTTTCGCGTCGCACCTCCGGGCGAGTCGGTGTCCATCGGCGTCAGCCTGCACGACGCGGACGGCCTCCTACTCAACACCCGGCTCGATGGCCGGCGCCGCCCGCTCGACGACGCCGCGCTGCTGCGCGTCTTCTTCAGCCATCCGCTGCTGACCCTCAAGGTCGTGACCGCCATCCATTGGGAAGCGCTGCGGCTGTGGCTCAAGCGGGTGCCGCTGCAGGCTCGCCCGAGCGCGCCGGCGCGCGACCTCACCATCATCGATTCAGGCAGCGAGCACCGATGA
- a CDS encoding alpha/beta hydrolase, with amino-acid sequence MSVGAGPSSPAWFDAQYNNRARVADSAQILARWTQASALAREQLAGARLDLPYGEAGDADDPALRLDLFPAQTEHRAPAPVLVFLHGGYWRALDKSDHSFLAPLFTDEGALVVVPNYGLCPAVSMERIPLQLVQALAWVWRHAAEHGGDPNHIVVAGHSAGGHLAAMLACCDWKAVAPDLPRHLVKGVLSISGLHDLTPLRHAPFLNGDLRLDADAARRLSPVHFPAPDAPVYCAAGALESAELRRQNRLLRQAWGARAVPVCEEVAGCHHFDILHDLADPEGRTHQLARRLLDLRWYSGLL; translated from the coding sequence ATGAGCGTCGGTGCCGGTCCGTCATCGCCCGCATGGTTCGATGCGCAGTACAACAACCGCGCCCGGGTGGCGGACAGCGCGCAGATCCTGGCGCGCTGGACCCAGGCTTCGGCTTTGGCGCGCGAGCAGCTGGCCGGCGCGCGGCTGGATCTGCCCTATGGCGAAGCGGGCGACGCTGATGATCCGGCGCTGCGCCTGGACCTGTTCCCGGCCCAGACCGAACACCGCGCGCCGGCGCCGGTGCTGGTCTTCCTCCATGGCGGCTACTGGCGAGCGCTCGACAAGTCGGACCACAGCTTTCTGGCCCCACTGTTCACCGACGAGGGCGCGCTGGTGGTCGTGCCGAACTACGGCCTGTGCCCGGCGGTCAGCATGGAGCGCATCCCGCTGCAGCTGGTGCAGGCGCTGGCCTGGGTCTGGCGCCATGCGGCCGAGCATGGCGGCGACCCCAACCATATCGTCGTCGCGGGCCATTCGGCCGGCGGGCATCTGGCGGCGATGCTGGCCTGCTGCGACTGGAAGGCGGTGGCGCCGGACCTGCCGCGCCATCTGGTCAAGGGCGTGCTGTCGATCTCGGGCCTGCATGACCTGACCCCGTTGCGCCACGCGCCCTTCCTGAACGGCGACCTGCGCCTGGATGCCGATGCGGCGCGGCGCCTGAGCCCGGTGCATTTCCCGGCCCCGGACGCGCCGGTCTACTGCGCCGCCGGCGCGCTGGAGAGCGCGGAGCTGCGGCGCCAGAACCGGCTGCTGCGCCAGGCCTGGGGCGCGCGCGCGGTGCCGGTCTGCGAGGAGGTGGCCGGCTGCCATCATTTCGATATCCTGCACGACCTGGCCGACCCGGAGGGGCGCACGCACCAGCTGGCGCGGCGCCTGCTGGACCTGCGCTGGTATAGCGGCCTGCTATGA